In Arachis hypogaea cultivar Tifrunner chromosome 17, arahy.Tifrunner.gnm2.J5K5, whole genome shotgun sequence, a single window of DNA contains:
- the LOC112766480 gene encoding uncharacterized protein isoform X1: MKTRSVSSAEKGKGKQTATATAIATEPVMALGDLIYIPLRGASKWWPAQVTDEKSVNENLRPKKKLLREVLVRLYGSYMYKYVDPVKSHADFENVLKKNDGDLHKILQESLEKDLPSNKPKSKESPAKNKGGSSSSKRKSAGGSSSSKRKSAPKDEKQDEAKSQKQNEEDPESTTPFRKSQELSKRRIRVMESLGLIAPPGSPFVRNGHYS, encoded by the exons ATGAAAACCAGGAGTGTTTCGAGTGCCGAGAAGGGTAAGGGAAAGCAAACTGCAACTGCAACTGCAATTGCAACTGAACCGGTAATGGCATTGGGGGATCTGATATATATTCCGCTTCGCGGTGCCTCCAAGTGGTGGCCGGCGCAG GTTACTGATGAGAAGAGTGTTAATGAAAACTTGAGGCCGAAAAAGAAATTGCTGAGGGAAGTCCTTGTTAGGTTGTATGGAAGCTATATGTA cAAATATGTGGATCCTGTTAAATCGCATGCTGATTTTGAGAAT GTACTCAAGAAGAACGATGGTGATTTACACAAGATTCTTCAGGAATCTCTGGAAAAG GATCTTCCTAGCAACAAACCCAAATCAAAGGAGTCACCAGCCAAGAATAAAG GGGGATCAAGTTCAAGCAAGAGAAAATCGGCCGGGGGATCAAGTTCAAGCAAGAGAAAATCGGCCCCGAAAGATGAGAAGCAGGATGAAGCTAAGTCCCAGAAACAAAACGAAGAAGATCCG GAATCAACAACCCCATTCAGAAAGTCCCAAGAACTGAGTAAAAGGAGGATAAGAGTGATGGAAAGCCTTGGTCTCATTGCTCCACCTGGTTCCCCATTTGTCAGGAATGGACATTATTCATAG
- the LOC112766480 gene encoding uncharacterized protein isoform X2, with protein MKTRSVSSAEKGKGKQTATATAIATEPVMALGDLIYIPLRGASKWWPAQVTDEKSVNENLRPKKKLLREVLVRLYGSYMYKYVDPVKSHADFENVLKKNDGDLHKILQESLEKDLPSNKPKSKESPAKNKGGSSSSKRKSAGGSSSSKRKSAPKDEKQDEAKSQKQNEEDPSNTRNQQPHSESPKN; from the exons ATGAAAACCAGGAGTGTTTCGAGTGCCGAGAAGGGTAAGGGAAAGCAAACTGCAACTGCAACTGCAATTGCAACTGAACCGGTAATGGCATTGGGGGATCTGATATATATTCCGCTTCGCGGTGCCTCCAAGTGGTGGCCGGCGCAG GTTACTGATGAGAAGAGTGTTAATGAAAACTTGAGGCCGAAAAAGAAATTGCTGAGGGAAGTCCTTGTTAGGTTGTATGGAAGCTATATGTA cAAATATGTGGATCCTGTTAAATCGCATGCTGATTTTGAGAAT GTACTCAAGAAGAACGATGGTGATTTACACAAGATTCTTCAGGAATCTCTGGAAAAG GATCTTCCTAGCAACAAACCCAAATCAAAGGAGTCACCAGCCAAGAATAAAG GGGGATCAAGTTCAAGCAAGAGAAAATCGGCCGGGGGATCAAGTTCAAGCAAGAGAAAATCGGCCCCGAAAGATGAGAAGCAGGATGAAGCTAAGTCCCAGAAACAAAACGAAGAAGATCCG TCAAATACCAGGAATCAACAACCCCATTCAGAAAGTCCCAAGAACTGA